One genomic region from Sphingobacterium multivorum encodes:
- the istA gene encoding IS21 family transposase, with protein MANTTISMNKIRQILRLHDHGRSKQAIAIQAGVSRNTVKKYIKFFQQSGFTFEEVNSLGDKELEDLFGKSNERKPDSRLQALQRCLPHIDKELKRPGVTRKLLWEAYMKEFPEGLQYTQFCFYYNQWKAIVNPVMHLDHKAGDKVYIDFAGKKLQIIDPSSGEIQDVEVFVAILGASQLTYVEAVLDQSKESLICACENALHYFGGVPSAIVPDILKAAVTRSNRYEPTLNETFSDFADHYQTSVLPARANRPRDKALVEGAVKIVYNRIYAPLRKNTYHTLQELNTAIRYQLELHNNCQLKGRSYSRRSQFEEVERHSLGGLPISRYEFKKLHYATVAKTGHICLGEDRHYYSVPYRFIGKKVKMLYSRTRLEVFYHYERVAIHIRDKAAYGYTTDKTHLVSSHRFVSEWTPERFLEWAESIGEDVKMYIQGILERKQHPEQAYRSCAGILGFSKKVGNERLAKACGRALSYGIYSYKTVQKILANRMDCQCRSTAISEERNIINNNRNEYQHT; from the coding sequence ATGGCCAACACGACGATCAGCATGAACAAAATAAGACAGATACTGAGACTTCACGATCATGGGCGTAGCAAACAGGCGATTGCCATTCAGGCAGGCGTTTCGCGCAACACGGTAAAGAAGTACATTAAGTTCTTTCAGCAGAGCGGATTCACCTTTGAAGAAGTAAATTCGCTGGGTGACAAAGAGCTGGAAGACCTGTTCGGTAAGAGCAACGAGCGAAAACCCGACAGTCGCCTTCAGGCTCTCCAACGCTGCCTTCCCCATATTGACAAGGAGCTCAAACGTCCCGGAGTTACCCGAAAACTTCTGTGGGAAGCCTACATGAAAGAATTTCCCGAAGGGCTGCAGTATACCCAATTCTGCTTTTATTACAACCAATGGAAAGCTATTGTAAACCCCGTGATGCACCTTGACCACAAAGCTGGGGACAAGGTTTACATTGACTTTGCAGGAAAAAAGTTACAGATAATTGATCCTTCCAGTGGAGAGATTCAGGACGTAGAAGTATTCGTTGCCATTCTTGGCGCAAGTCAGCTTACCTATGTCGAAGCAGTCTTGGATCAGAGCAAAGAAAGCCTGATCTGCGCCTGTGAAAACGCCCTTCATTACTTTGGAGGAGTGCCCTCGGCTATAGTACCGGATATCCTGAAAGCGGCAGTTACCCGTAGCAACCGGTATGAACCCACATTGAACGAGACTTTTTCCGACTTTGCTGACCACTATCAGACCAGCGTACTGCCAGCCAGGGCAAACCGCCCACGGGACAAGGCACTTGTGGAAGGGGCCGTAAAGATCGTATACAATAGGATCTATGCCCCCTTGCGGAAGAATACCTATCATACATTACAGGAACTCAATACCGCAATTCGTTATCAATTGGAACTCCATAACAATTGCCAGCTCAAAGGACGGAGTTATAGCCGCCGGTCACAGTTTGAGGAGGTTGAGCGCCATTCTTTGGGTGGACTTCCCATATCACGTTACGAGTTCAAAAAACTCCACTATGCTACCGTGGCCAAAACCGGCCATATCTGTCTTGGTGAAGACCGCCATTATTATAGCGTGCCGTACCGGTTCATAGGGAAAAAGGTAAAGATGCTCTATTCGCGGACCAGGCTTGAGGTATTCTATCATTATGAACGTGTTGCCATACATATCAGGGATAAGGCTGCTTATGGATATACAACCGACAAGACACATCTTGTCTCTTCCCACCGCTTTGTGAGCGAATGGACGCCGGAACGCTTCCTGGAATGGGCTGAATCCATAGGTGAGGATGTGAAAATGTACATACAGGGAATATTGGAGCGCAAACAGCACCCTGAACAGGCCTACCGGTCCTGTGCGGGGATACTTGGCTTTTCAAAAAAAGTTGGCAACGAACGTTTGGCAAAAGCATGTGGGCGGGCACTGAGTTACGGTATCTATAGTTACAAGACCGTACAGAAGATCCTTGCCAACAGGATGGACTGCCAATGCCGGAGCACGGCAATATCAGAGGAGAGGAATATTATAAACAATAATCGGAATGAATACCAACACACTTGA
- a CDS encoding TetR/AcrR family transcriptional regulator, whose product MSIAERKQEEKQEMHQRILNGARKVFLEKGYEKASMRNIANEINYSPGTIYFHFKDKSEIFQELHNEGFTLLVNQLKVLTSVADPFERLKATGRVYIKFAQENKDYYNLMFMVNETMEAPTEGKFQIAQEAINHLHSVIADCQKQGRFKDMDTDYFTFMIISAMHGICALFCKDRMANFVDKTDDELMENGYECFVALLEKG is encoded by the coding sequence ATGAGTATAGCAGAAAGAAAACAAGAAGAAAAACAGGAAATGCACCAGCGAATCCTGAACGGAGCACGAAAAGTCTTTCTTGAAAAAGGCTATGAAAAGGCGAGTATGCGGAATATTGCCAATGAGATTAATTATAGTCCCGGCACGATCTATTTTCATTTTAAAGATAAAAGCGAGATTTTTCAGGAACTTCATAACGAGGGATTCACTCTACTGGTAAACCAACTAAAAGTGTTAACCAGTGTGGCGGATCCATTTGAACGTCTGAAGGCGACAGGACGTGTATACATTAAATTTGCACAGGAGAACAAAGATTATTATAATCTTATGTTTATGGTCAATGAAACCATGGAAGCCCCTACCGAAGGAAAGTTTCAAATAGCGCAGGAAGCCATCAATCATCTACATTCTGTGATCGCTGACTGCCAGAAACAAGGAAGATTTAAAGATATGGACACGGACTATTTTACGTTTATGATTATTTCTGCAATGCATGGCATATGTGCCCTATTTTGTAAGGATCGTATGGCCAATTTTGTAGACAAAACAGACGATGAGCTTATGGAAAACGGATATGAATGCTTTGTTGCATTATTAGAAAAAGGATAG
- the istB gene encoding IS21-like element helper ATPase IstB has protein sequence MNTNTLEKLRKLKFHGMYHAFKNCLESGRYDQYTADELLAQLVDAEWDDRHNRRIARQIFYAKFRYKAAVEDVNYEASRNIDRNLMNRLADCTFVQRNENLLITGSTGIGKSYIATALGYQACIQGYRVLYASTPKLFAKLKMAKVDGTYIKEIAKLERQQLLILDDFAIQPFDAQSRAALMEIIEDRHGKTSLIITSQLPVSAWYDVIGDKTIADAILDRIVHDAHRMEMNGESMRKKRSVQLENKTRIDTY, from the coding sequence ATGAATACCAACACACTTGAAAAATTACGGAAACTAAAGTTCCATGGCATGTACCATGCCTTCAAAAACTGTCTGGAAAGCGGACGTTACGACCAGTATACAGCAGATGAGCTTCTGGCCCAGCTTGTCGATGCAGAGTGGGACGACCGACATAACAGACGTATAGCAAGACAGATCTTTTATGCCAAGTTCCGCTACAAGGCGGCTGTTGAGGATGTGAATTATGAAGCTTCGCGCAATATTGACCGAAATCTGATGAACAGGCTCGCCGACTGTACCTTTGTCCAGCGGAACGAAAACCTGCTGATCACAGGAAGCACGGGCATTGGCAAGAGCTATATCGCTACCGCGCTGGGATATCAGGCCTGTATCCAGGGATATCGGGTATTATATGCAAGTACCCCAAAACTCTTTGCCAAACTTAAAATGGCCAAAGTCGATGGAACTTATATCAAGGAGATCGCAAAACTTGAACGGCAGCAGCTGCTTATATTGGATGACTTTGCCATACAGCCTTTCGATGCGCAAAGCAGGGCTGCCTTAATGGAAATTATTGAGGACAGACATGGTAAAACCTCTCTGATCATCACCTCTCAGCTACCAGTTAGCGCCTGGTATGACGTGATAGGTGATAAAACCATCGCTGATGCGATATTAGACCGAATAGTCCACGATGCGCATAGAATGGAAATGAATGGAGAATCCATGCGAAAAAAACGGTCTGTTCAGCTTGAAAATAAAACCAGAATAGATACGTATTAA
- a CDS encoding DoxX family protein, giving the protein MNTLVLIIQGLLALFFIMPGYGKISGSKASHVADGHLKANSSIIPIRILGVLELLGCIGIIFPWILGIVPILTPITAVCFCIIMLAGMINHTSKKEFKMLPILVVVFMLSALVAYYRFLGI; this is encoded by the coding sequence ATGAATACACTTGTATTAATAATTCAAGGGTTACTTGCTCTATTTTTTATAATGCCAGGTTATGGCAAAATCAGTGGTAGTAAAGCGAGCCACGTAGCAGATGGACATCTAAAGGCAAACAGTTCAATCATACCCATCAGAATATTGGGAGTTTTGGAATTGCTTGGCTGTATAGGTATTATATTCCCTTGGATATTAGGAATTGTTCCGATCTTAACACCAATAACGGCTGTTTGTTTTTGTATTATTATGCTCGCAGGTATGATTAATCATACTAGTAAAAAAGAATTCAAAATGCTTCCGATATTAGTAGTGGTATTTATGCTGTCAGCGTTAGTAGCTTATTATAGATTCTTAGGCATATAG
- a CDS encoding TolC family protein gives MISKYIKILFWCYFPYIILTTQIAKAQSRLEDYIHQAIESNQSIHQQNFMLEKNIYALGEAKSMFLPNVSFLTTYTKADGGRTIDIPVGDMLNNVYSTLNQLTGTGAFPQLQNRSEQLNPDNFYDAKFRVTQPILNAELNYNRKIKSKQVDLQKTEVQLYKRELVKEIKTAYYNYLKAANAEKIYQSYRSLVLEGERVNKKLFENGKINRTAVVRSKNEVSKIDASITTAKKTKESAQFYFNFLLNRPLSDSIAVDDITTLPEEDLSLADNVDRREELSKLKIAKGINEDLTGLAKSYLIPKIGASLDMGSQAFDWKFNKQSRYYLFGVSLEWNLFSFGRNSNRIKQTVAEQHAIESQTGYVEQQLLTELRVRQANMQSAIAQYHAAQSQLNTSQTYYKDIALMYKEGMVIYIELLDAQNQWVDSQLQANIALFDTWISYSAIERATASFNLQ, from the coding sequence ATGATTAGTAAATATATAAAAATTCTATTTTGGTGTTATTTTCCATACATCATTTTAACAACGCAGATCGCGAAAGCGCAAAGCCGGCTGGAAGATTATATCCACCAGGCTATCGAATCCAACCAGAGCATACATCAACAAAATTTTATGCTGGAGAAAAACATTTATGCACTTGGAGAAGCAAAGAGCATGTTTTTGCCAAACGTGAGCTTTTTAACCACCTACACCAAAGCTGATGGCGGTCGTACCATAGATATTCCAGTGGGCGATATGCTGAATAATGTCTATTCCACCCTCAATCAGCTTACAGGAACCGGTGCATTCCCCCAGCTTCAAAACCGTAGTGAACAGCTCAATCCCGATAATTTCTATGACGCCAAATTTCGGGTCACCCAGCCTATTCTGAATGCAGAGTTAAACTATAACAGAAAGATTAAATCAAAACAAGTCGATCTCCAAAAGACAGAGGTACAACTCTACAAGCGTGAACTTGTAAAGGAAATCAAAACAGCTTATTATAATTACTTAAAAGCAGCAAATGCTGAAAAAATCTATCAGTCTTATCGGAGCCTGGTACTCGAAGGAGAACGCGTCAATAAAAAGCTTTTTGAGAACGGCAAAATCAACCGGACCGCGGTAGTCAGAAGTAAAAATGAAGTTTCTAAAATTGATGCTTCTATTACTACAGCAAAAAAAACGAAGGAATCGGCACAGTTTTATTTTAATTTCCTACTGAACCGTCCATTATCAGATAGCATTGCCGTTGACGACATAACGACTTTACCCGAGGAGGATCTTTCGCTGGCGGATAATGTTGATCGTCGTGAAGAACTCTCCAAACTCAAAATTGCAAAAGGTATCAATGAAGATCTTACGGGTCTTGCAAAATCATATTTAATCCCAAAAATCGGGGCCAGTTTGGACATGGGTTCGCAAGCTTTTGACTGGAAATTCAATAAGCAAAGCCGTTATTATTTATTTGGGGTCTCTCTGGAATGGAACCTCTTTTCCTTTGGCAGAAATAGCAACCGCATCAAGCAGACAGTCGCAGAACAGCATGCCATCGAGTCCCAGACCGGATATGTCGAACAGCAATTACTTACCGAACTCAGGGTCCGTCAGGCCAATATGCAAAGCGCCATCGCACAATATCACGCTGCGCAGAGCCAATTAAATACCAGCCAGACCTATTATAAGGATATCGCATTGATGTACAAAGAAGGAATGGTAATCTACATTGAATTGCTGGATGCCCAGAATCAATGGGTGGATTCCCAGCTTCAGGCCAACATTGCGCTATTTGATACATGGATATCCTATTCGGCCATTGAACGGGCCACAGCTAGTTTTAACCTTCAATAA
- a CDS encoding SDR family NAD(P)-dependent oxidoreductase yields MKKALITGASGGIGLEVAKKLAAQGYNLTLVARNKEKLISLQESLGKDRHQVLSLDLTKTADILQLSNHITDNRYDVLINNAGTGTYGKFIEIPLEDQLSTMTLNMEAVVTLSYAHLKKARSGDALINIGSLLAHSSLPGGAVYAATKSFVANFSESLWFEFKNKGIFVAGFNPGAADSDFHHNAGSETSAFPKFVVSSVEQVAEELINALNNRSKPRIVQGFKNRMMLFGFRLLSRKAAVNIMGKISPGIPHS; encoded by the coding sequence ATGAAAAAAGCATTAATTACAGGAGCCAGTGGCGGCATTGGTCTTGAGGTTGCCAAGAAACTGGCCGCTCAGGGTTATAACCTGACCCTGGTAGCACGTAATAAAGAGAAACTGATTTCTCTTCAAGAATCTTTAGGTAAAGACCGCCATCAGGTACTTTCTTTGGATCTGACAAAAACAGCGGATATATTACAACTCAGTAATCATATAACTGATAATCGGTACGATGTCCTGATCAATAATGCTGGCACCGGAACGTATGGAAAATTTATTGAAATACCACTGGAAGACCAGTTAAGTACGATGACACTGAACATGGAAGCTGTAGTAACACTTTCGTATGCCCATTTAAAGAAAGCAAGATCCGGTGATGCACTGATCAATATAGGTTCACTCCTTGCCCATTCTTCATTGCCCGGAGGTGCTGTATATGCCGCAACAAAAAGTTTTGTAGCCAACTTTTCGGAATCACTCTGGTTCGAATTTAAAAATAAGGGTATATTTGTAGCAGGCTTCAATCCAGGGGCTGCGGATTCGGATTTCCACCACAATGCTGGAAGTGAAACCAGTGCATTTCCTAAATTCGTTGTCTCTTCGGTAGAACAAGTGGCTGAGGAACTGATAAATGCACTAAACAATCGAAGCAAACCAAGAATTGTTCAGGGATTTAAAAATAGAATGATGCTTTTTGGTTTCAGGTTACTCAGCAGGAAAGCCGCAGTTAATATTATGGGTAAAATAAGTCCCGGAATTCCCCATTCATAA
- a CDS encoding TetR/AcrR family transcriptional regulator, translating into MNTKERIIDTAANMLSNNGFNAFSFHDIAKDIGIKTSSIHYYFPTKPDLIVEIIRYSQNTQTALFESISEKLPLEKLSVLIDFYIDLANKGKMCPIVSISSDMNDIDPNVKVEVRKFYDFLSAWLASVLDEGMRENHFLSEQSPNNKSIEILNILAMMPILSRLGKGPESFERIKQSIMQNLLNKDFDTKDK; encoded by the coding sequence ATGAATACAAAAGAAAGAATAATAGATACTGCTGCCAATATGTTATCAAATAATGGCTTTAATGCCTTTAGTTTTCATGATATTGCAAAGGATATCGGTATTAAAACCTCTTCCATCCATTACTATTTTCCGACCAAACCAGATCTTATCGTTGAAATTATACGCTATTCTCAAAATACGCAGACAGCATTATTTGAATCAATTTCTGAAAAGTTACCCCTAGAAAAGCTTTCCGTCCTAATCGATTTTTATATAGACTTAGCCAATAAAGGCAAAATGTGCCCCATCGTTTCTATTTCGTCCGACATGAATGATATTGATCCGAATGTCAAAGTCGAGGTGAGAAAGTTTTATGACTTTCTATCTGCATGGCTTGCTTCTGTTTTAGATGAGGGAATGAGAGAAAATCATTTTCTGAGCGAGCAAAGCCCGAACAATAAATCGATTGAAATATTGAACATTCTGGCCATGATGCCAATTTTATCGCGTCTTGGTAAAGGTCCCGAAAGCTTCGAGAGAATTAAGCAATCCATTATGCAGAATCTTTTAAATAAAGACTTCGATACAAAAGATAAATAG
- a CDS encoding NAD(P)/FAD-dependent oxidoreductase: MTDNKNFDVIIIGGSYAGLSAAMALGRSLRNVLVIDSGLPCNRQTPHSHNFITQDGEKPSVIAKKAKEQVLKYDTVKFVNELAISGKKIEKGFEVTTQSGKVFSAGKLVFATGLKDEMLNIKGYSECWGITVLHCPYCHGYEVKNQKTGILANGYGAFHLSRLINNWTKDLTIFTNGKSELTQEQTDEIKRHHISIVEKEIAALKHKDGVVEEIVFSDNSTFQLEAIYSRPPFEQHCKIPELLGCELTEQGLIKVDAFQKTTVDNVFACGDNTNPLRSVSYAVSTGNNTGVFLNNVLVEEDFSK; this comes from the coding sequence ATGACAGACAATAAAAATTTTGACGTAATCATTATCGGTGGAAGTTATGCAGGGCTTTCCGCTGCAATGGCTTTGGGACGTTCGTTAAGAAATGTTTTAGTTATCGATAGTGGTTTACCCTGTAACCGTCAGACACCTCATTCTCATAACTTCATTACGCAAGATGGGGAAAAACCAAGTGTCATTGCAAAGAAAGCAAAAGAACAGGTCTTGAAATACGACACGGTAAAATTTGTAAATGAACTTGCCATTAGTGGAAAGAAAATAGAGAAAGGTTTTGAGGTTACAACCCAATCAGGAAAAGTTTTCTCAGCTGGAAAGTTGGTTTTTGCAACGGGATTAAAGGATGAAATGTTAAACATAAAAGGGTATTCTGAATGCTGGGGGATTACGGTACTTCATTGTCCTTATTGTCACGGATATGAAGTAAAGAATCAAAAAACCGGAATTTTGGCTAATGGATATGGTGCATTTCACCTGTCCCGACTTATTAATAACTGGACAAAAGATTTAACGATATTCACTAATGGAAAATCGGAACTGACACAGGAGCAAACCGATGAAATAAAAAGACATCATATTTCAATTGTGGAAAAGGAGATTGCCGCATTGAAACATAAAGACGGAGTGGTAGAAGAAATAGTTTTTTCAGACAATTCAACTTTTCAGTTAGAAGCTATCTATTCAAGGCCACCTTTTGAGCAACATTGTAAAATTCCCGAATTATTGGGCTGTGAATTGACAGAGCAGGGACTTATCAAAGTAGATGCATTTCAGAAAACAACAGTAGATAATGTATTCGCTTGTGGGGACAATACAAATCCTTTACGTTCTGTATCATATGCTGTATCAACAGGCAATAATACGGGTGTATTTTTAAATAATGTTCTAGTAGAAGAAGATTTTTCGAAATAA
- a CDS encoding FKBP-type peptidyl-prolyl cis-trans isomerase N-terminal domain-containing protein encodes MKKPILHALRCCALLIFLFSFTCYAQKSKSSASKQNSGKSNKTQQLADIYVAGACYNQTTKRDIAVYWKNGQPVALTDGQVDAEATSIAVVGDDIYVLGSAGGQALYWKNGQETRFRYDKGDFNSASSIAVINGDVYVAGCYRDYDDKQIIFNDFAMYWKNGQPIKLPVPLSYSEATGQSYIPHSSANFIVAIDDDIYIMGYSDYKPIYWKNGQLVETINDLKEVSAITQVQGDTYAVGATGTRQAAYWKNGHTESLSTTKGLATCITVSGSDVYVAGVDDSNGSGGRDDSDVAKCWKNGQLFAELKETDSFIYFPTSIAVSGNDVYIIGHARFGSSSWGEKFLKNGQPMKLSTIEGSAGSKANFVISIGGSEGMKPKQSAVNNKRKSSVESEVNIQPEKTLTPNTAKILTDPEEADLFFEENRKKPGVITTVSGLQYEILKQGTGPRLLLTDKVRIDSKSVEITGKVSKKNHYFGPSEIAVNAFISGLKEGILLMNEGSKYRIYVPPKLLSSVDLRLGRFYIFETEILKIIK; translated from the coding sequence ATGAAAAAACCTATTTTGCACGCATTACGATGCTGTGCGCTCCTTATTTTTCTATTTAGTTTTACCTGTTATGCTCAAAAGTCCAAGTCTTCCGCTTCAAAACAGAATTCAGGGAAGAGTAACAAAACCCAACAACTGGCAGATATCTATGTGGCAGGCGCATGCTACAACCAAACTACAAAACGAGACATTGCAGTATACTGGAAAAACGGGCAGCCGGTAGCGCTTACAGATGGCCAAGTTGATGCCGAAGCAACCTCAATTGCTGTAGTAGGTGATGATATATATGTATTGGGAAGTGCTGGTGGACAGGCTTTATATTGGAAAAACGGACAGGAAACAAGATTTAGATATGATAAAGGCGATTTCAATAGCGCTTCTTCCATTGCGGTTATAAATGGCGATGTATATGTCGCCGGGTGTTATAGAGATTATGATGACAAGCAAATTATTTTCAATGATTTTGCGATGTACTGGAAAAATGGCCAGCCTATAAAACTTCCTGTGCCTTTGTCTTACAGTGAAGCAACCGGTCAAAGTTACATCCCTCATAGTTCAGCAAATTTTATAGTAGCCATAGATGATGATATATATATAATGGGGTATAGTGATTACAAGCCGATATACTGGAAGAACGGCCAACTAGTGGAGACAATCAATGATTTAAAGGAAGTATCTGCGATTACACAAGTGCAAGGTGATACTTATGCTGTCGGCGCAACAGGGACAAGGCAAGCAGCATATTGGAAAAATGGACATACCGAAAGCCTATCTACGACAAAAGGCTTGGCTACATGCATAACTGTATCTGGGAGTGATGTATATGTAGCCGGCGTTGATGATAGCAATGGAAGCGGAGGCAGGGATGATAGTGATGTGGCTAAATGTTGGAAAAACGGACAACTATTTGCAGAGCTCAAAGAAACAGATTCATTTATCTATTTCCCTACTTCCATAGCTGTATCGGGTAATGATGTATATATTATTGGACATGCCAGGTTCGGCTCTTCGAGTTGGGGAGAGAAATTTTTGAAAAATGGTCAACCGATGAAGTTAAGCACTATCGAAGGAAGTGCAGGGTCTAAAGCAAATTTCGTCATATCTATCGGGGGAAGTGAGGGTATGAAACCAAAACAGTCTGCAGTAAATAATAAAAGAAAAAGTAGTGTAGAATCTGAAGTTAATATACAGCCGGAAAAAACACTTACACCAAATACAGCAAAAATACTTACTGACCCAGAAGAGGCTGATCTATTCTTTGAAGAAAATAGAAAAAAACCAGGCGTTATAACTACAGTAAGCGGTTTACAATACGAAATACTAAAGCAAGGAACTGGTCCTAGATTATTGTTGACAGATAAAGTACGGATTGACAGCAAATCTGTAGAAATTACGGGTAAGGTAAGTAAAAAGAATCATTACTTTGGACCAAGTGAAATAGCAGTCAATGCATTTATTTCGGGACTCAAAGAAGGCATTCTCTTAATGAATGAAGGAAGCAAATATAGAATATATGTGCCACCTAAACTTCTTAGTTCCGTTGATTTGCGTCTCGGAAGGTTTTATATTTTTGAAACTGAAATACTTAAAATCATAAAATAA
- a CDS encoding CPBP family intramembrane glutamic endopeptidase, with amino-acid sequence MKKKIVSTIGSIGFIVFLLIFPHFVPLPFYSYAAVCLLAIYLMLRREGKTFRDIGLIKEKLTIKAFFLGAITAIAWVAFMQFVYIPSIKYFFEVPDYTEYNFIKSSLVKLVMTIIAALLIGGFYEEIVFRGYIQNVLEKRIFKGYSPMLSIFVVSILFGLYHLQQDIFAVIAAVMGGLYWSMLYKKSGNLWVAIASHALFDTITLILIYKGVFGVFSY; translated from the coding sequence ATGAAAAAAAAGATAGTTTCAACAATTGGGAGCATAGGTTTTATTGTATTCCTGTTGATTTTTCCTCACTTTGTGCCTTTACCTTTTTATTCTTATGCTGCTGTTTGTTTGCTAGCAATCTATCTGATGCTGCGAAGGGAGGGCAAGACCTTTCGAGATATAGGGCTGATAAAAGAAAAATTAACCATTAAAGCATTTTTCTTAGGAGCTATTACTGCAATAGCATGGGTCGCCTTCATGCAGTTTGTTTATATTCCAAGTATTAAATACTTTTTTGAAGTTCCAGATTATACTGAATACAATTTTATCAAAAGTAGCTTGGTGAAGCTGGTAATGACAATAATCGCTGCTTTGCTAATTGGTGGGTTTTACGAAGAGATCGTATTTCGAGGCTACATTCAAAATGTGCTGGAGAAGAGAATTTTTAAAGGATACAGTCCTATGCTCAGCATATTTGTAGTAAGTATACTTTTTGGTCTTTACCATTTGCAACAAGACATCTTTGCTGTTATTGCCGCCGTGATGGGAGGATTATATTGGTCTATGTTATATAAAAAATCTGGCAATCTTTGGGTTGCAATAGCTTCCCATGCGTTATTTGATACGATTACGCTTATCCTTATTTATAAGGGGGTATTTGGAGTTTTTTCCTATTGA
- a CDS encoding GNAT family N-acetyltransferase, with the protein MKFREAKIEDIKQIQIVRNSVKENTLSNPALVSDKDCEEFLFERGKGWVCEIGDQIVGFAIADLKEDNIWALFLAPTFEGQGIGRKLLQMMLDWYFSTGKQFVWLGTAPNTRAEGFYLKAGWEKNGMHGSKEVKFEMTRNKWENIRQEA; encoded by the coding sequence ATGAAATTTAGAGAAGCAAAAATTGAAGATATTAAACAGATCCAGATCGTTAGAAATTCTGTTAAAGAAAATACGCTTTCCAATCCAGCTTTAGTGAGTGATAAGGATTGCGAGGAATTTTTATTTGAGCGGGGAAAGGGCTGGGTTTGTGAGATAGGTGACCAAATTGTAGGTTTTGCAATCGCAGATTTAAAAGAAGATAATATCTGGGCACTTTTCTTAGCACCGACATTTGAAGGACAAGGAATAGGACGCAAGCTCCTTCAAATGATGCTTGACTGGTATTTTTCCACAGGAAAACAATTTGTATGGCTGGGCACAGCTCCTAATACGAGAGCAGAAGGGTTTTATCTAAAAGCAGGCTGGGAAAAAAATGGAATGCATGGCAGTAAGGAGGTGAAGTTTGAAATGACAAGAAATAAGTGGGAGAATATTAGGCAAGAGGCTTAG
- a CDS encoding DUF3592 domain-containing protein yields the protein MWQYYWILGLGLVFLVLGIYSFRNTMVFLKNGNKVTATVIDFHRYESDGEVFAPIFTFQTKDNQLITYELAEGTDPPAWEIGETTTVIYDPADPSKVSLYSYFRVFIWTLVLLSIALPLIVIGGGYFIAARYIL from the coding sequence ATGTGGCAATATTATTGGATCCTTGGACTAGGGCTTGTTTTCCTTGTGTTGGGAATCTACAGCTTCCGTAATACAATGGTATTTCTAAAAAATGGAAATAAAGTTACTGCAACTGTTATTGACTTTCATAGGTACGAATCTGACGGCGAAGTTTTTGCCCCAATCTTCACTTTTCAGACAAAAGATAACCAGTTGATTACATACGAACTAGCCGAAGGAACTGATCCACCGGCTTGGGAAATAGGGGAGACAACAACAGTTATCTATGATCCCGCCGATCCGTCGAAAGTAAGTTTATATAGCTATTTCAGAGTGTTTATATGGACATTGGTACTTCTGTCAATAGCTCTTCCATTAATAGTAATTGGTGGAGGTTATTTTATTGCAGCGAGATATATTCTATAA